One Malania oleifera isolate guangnan ecotype guangnan chromosome 9, ASM2987363v1, whole genome shotgun sequence DNA segment encodes these proteins:
- the LOC131163938 gene encoding protein SAWADEE HOMEODOMAIN HOMOLOG 1 isoform X1: MDALKGILCGFTQAEILKMENLFEQVGEISWDQEFCQKIAASFNCSISRDGKPAISWEQVQSWFQNRQKQLPASDTSIPVVSKELALLSEFPISSIAPESSTVNKGINVMDLSDLRFEAKSSKDYAWYDVASFLTYRVLSSGELEVRVRFAGFGSEEDEWVNVNKGVRERSIPLEPSECYFVKVGDLVLCFQERLDQAVYCDAHVVEIERRLHDIRGCRCIFVVRYDHDQTEFNFVLMVIWWKEGPCEGILGMLGFLA, translated from the exons ATGGATGCGCTCAAGGGAATCCTCTGTGGTTTTACTCAGGCTGAg ATTTTGAAAATGGAGAACCTATTTGAGCAAGTCGGGGAAATATCATGGGATCAGGAGTTTTGCCAAAAGATTGCTGCCAGTTTTAA TTGCTCAATTAGTCGTGACGGAAAACCTGCAATAAGCTGGGAACAg GTACAAAGTTGGTTCCAGAATAGACAAAAACAATTGCCAGCAAGCGATACATCCATACCTGTTGTCTCCAAAGAATTAGCCCTTCTTTCAGAGTTCCCAATTTCAAGCATTGCACCTGAAAGTTCTACAGTGAATaaag GTATAAATGTCATGGACCTTTCAGACTTGAGGTTTGAAGCTAAGTCATCAAAAGATTATGCTTG GTATGATGTTGCTTCATTCCTCACATACAGAGTTCTTAGTTCAGGAGAACTA GAAGTTCGTGTTAGATTTGCTGGTTTTGGTTCTGAGGAGGATGAGTGGGTCAATGTAAATAAGGGAGTGCGTGAACGTTCAATCCCCCTAGAACCTTCAGAGTGCTACTTTGTCAAGGTTGGAGATCTTGTGCTATGCTTCCAG GAAAGATTGGATCAAGCAGTCTATTGTGATGCACATGTCGTGGAAATTGAAAGGAGATTACATGACATAAGGGGCTGCAGGTGCATCTTTGTAGTTCGCTATGACCATGACCAAACAGAG TTCAACTTCGTTTTAATGGTGATTTGGTGGAAAGAAGGCCCAtgtgagggtattttgggaatgctTGGGTTTTTGGCATGA
- the LOC131163938 gene encoding protein SAWADEE HOMEODOMAIN HOMOLOG 1 isoform X2 — translation MDALKGILCGFTQAEILKMENLFEQVGEISWDQEFCQKIAASFNCSISRDGKPAISWEQVQSWFQNRQKQLPASDTSIPVVSKELALLSEFPISSIAPESSTVNKGINVMDLSDLRFEAKSSKDYAWYDVASFLTYRVLSSGELEVRVRFAGFGSEEDEWVNVNKGVRERSIPLEPSECYFVKVGDLVLCFQERLDQAVYCDAHVVEIERRLHDIRGCRCIFVVRYDHDQTEEKVLLKRICRRPI, via the exons ATGGATGCGCTCAAGGGAATCCTCTGTGGTTTTACTCAGGCTGAg ATTTTGAAAATGGAGAACCTATTTGAGCAAGTCGGGGAAATATCATGGGATCAGGAGTTTTGCCAAAAGATTGCTGCCAGTTTTAA TTGCTCAATTAGTCGTGACGGAAAACCTGCAATAAGCTGGGAACAg GTACAAAGTTGGTTCCAGAATAGACAAAAACAATTGCCAGCAAGCGATACATCCATACCTGTTGTCTCCAAAGAATTAGCCCTTCTTTCAGAGTTCCCAATTTCAAGCATTGCACCTGAAAGTTCTACAGTGAATaaag GTATAAATGTCATGGACCTTTCAGACTTGAGGTTTGAAGCTAAGTCATCAAAAGATTATGCTTG GTATGATGTTGCTTCATTCCTCACATACAGAGTTCTTAGTTCAGGAGAACTA GAAGTTCGTGTTAGATTTGCTGGTTTTGGTTCTGAGGAGGATGAGTGGGTCAATGTAAATAAGGGAGTGCGTGAACGTTCAATCCCCCTAGAACCTTCAGAGTGCTACTTTGTCAAGGTTGGAGATCTTGTGCTATGCTTCCAG GAAAGATTGGATCAAGCAGTCTATTGTGATGCACATGTCGTGGAAATTGAAAGGAGATTACATGACATAAGGGGCTGCAGGTGCATCTTTGTAGTTCGCTATGACCATGACCAAACAGAG
- the LOC131163938 gene encoding uncharacterized protein LOC131163938 isoform X3: protein MDALKGILCGFTQAEILKMENLFEQVGEISWDQEFCQKIAASFNCSISRDGKPAISWEQVQSWFQNRQKQLPASDTSIPVVSKELALLSEFPISSIAPESSTVNKGGIAALEWAFLCGWGRMGGSAEGEDLLQVNFRGFGKNRNGRALLCAAVFSILRTLVNRKKCKNFQKLINLLTTFVGWSDFPYLFVGALLGFLQGSFAV from the exons ATGGATGCGCTCAAGGGAATCCTCTGTGGTTTTACTCAGGCTGAg ATTTTGAAAATGGAGAACCTATTTGAGCAAGTCGGGGAAATATCATGGGATCAGGAGTTTTGCCAAAAGATTGCTGCCAGTTTTAA TTGCTCAATTAGTCGTGACGGAAAACCTGCAATAAGCTGGGAACAg GTACAAAGTTGGTTCCAGAATAGACAAAAACAATTGCCAGCAAGCGATACATCCATACCTGTTGTCTCCAAAGAATTAGCCCTTCTTTCAGAGTTCCCAATTTCAAGCATTGCACCTGAAAGTTCTACAGTGAATaaag GGGGCATCGCAGCTTTGGAATGGGCTTTTCTCTGTGGCTGGGGAAGAATGGGTGGCTCTGCGGAAGGTGAGGACTTGCTTCAGGTTAACTTCAGGGGCTTTGGAAAGAACAGGAATGGCAGAGCTCTATTGTGTGCAGCCGTTTTTTCCATCCTTCGGACCCTtgtgaatagaaagaaatgcaaGAATTTTCAGAAGTTGATCAACCTTCTCACAACTTTTGTGGGATGGAGTGACTTTCCTTACCTCTTTGTGGGTGCACTTCTTGGGTTTCTTCAGGGGTCTTTCGCTGTCTGA
- the LOC131163938 gene encoding uncharacterized protein LOC131163938 isoform X4, with the protein MDALKGILCGFTQAEILKMENLFEQVGEISWDQEFCQKIAASFNCSISRDGKPAISWEQVQSWFQNRQKQLPASDTSIPVVSKELALLSEFPISSIAPESSTVNKALEWAFLCGWGRMGGSAEGEDLLQVNFRGFGKNRNGRALLCAAVFSILRTLVNRKKCKNFQKLINLLTTFVGWSDFPYLFVGALLGFLQGSFAV; encoded by the exons ATGGATGCGCTCAAGGGAATCCTCTGTGGTTTTACTCAGGCTGAg ATTTTGAAAATGGAGAACCTATTTGAGCAAGTCGGGGAAATATCATGGGATCAGGAGTTTTGCCAAAAGATTGCTGCCAGTTTTAA TTGCTCAATTAGTCGTGACGGAAAACCTGCAATAAGCTGGGAACAg GTACAAAGTTGGTTCCAGAATAGACAAAAACAATTGCCAGCAAGCGATACATCCATACCTGTTGTCTCCAAAGAATTAGCCCTTCTTTCAGAGTTCCCAATTTCAAGCATTGCACCTGAAAGTTCTACAGTGAATaaag CTTTGGAATGGGCTTTTCTCTGTGGCTGGGGAAGAATGGGTGGCTCTGCGGAAGGTGAGGACTTGCTTCAGGTTAACTTCAGGGGCTTTGGAAAGAACAGGAATGGCAGAGCTCTATTGTGTGCAGCCGTTTTTTCCATCCTTCGGACCCTtgtgaatagaaagaaatgcaaGAATTTTCAGAAGTTGATCAACCTTCTCACAACTTTTGTGGGATGGAGTGACTTTCCTTACCTCTTTGTGGGTGCACTTCTTGGGTTTCTTCAGGGGTCTTTCGCTGTCTGA
- the LOC131163523 gene encoding uncharacterized protein LOC131163523 produces MDLRGKSVDEEGGSKLGASSRDEIDTSRLLQGIACEVREEIRRDFGGPSYPPVHEGHTIDQFTCLKPSSFEGGTDPIKAERWIQEMEKIMVVLNCTEEQKVLFATFKLAREAKQWWHTVTLLEEQRVVPIAMTWGRFKQVFYDRYFLATTRNVKAEEFFNLTQGRLTVQQYAASFLKLSCFAPPMVQDFTKLVEKAIVVESSLQRGTEALERRKRSVSPHSQTNVRQGSWRGDRDVVGQGLERNDRGRRARECREPPNNAPAPNQNQRNDSIPRRGGAPTHVYILGTPEEDNAKGAASLLDVRNG; encoded by the exons atggatctTAGAGGCAAAAGTGTGGATGAAGAAGGAGGAAGCAAGTTGGGAGCTTCTAGCAgggatgagattgacacctctcgactGTTGCAAGGAATAGCTTGTGAGGTTAGGGAAGAGATTAGACGGGACTTTGGGGGACCAAGCTACCCACCAGTGCACGAGGGTCACACGATTGATCAATTCACTTGTctgaaaccctcatcttttgagggtggtACTGACCCGATCAAGGCTGAGAGGTGgatacaagagatggagaagataatgGTAGTGTTGAACTGCACTGAGGAACAAAAGGTTCTTTTCGCCACTTTCAAGCTGGCTAGAGAAGCTAAACAGTGGTGGCACACAGTGACACTATTGGAAGAACAGCGAGTGGTACCTATAGCGATGACCTGGGGTCgtttcaagcaggtcttctatGACCGATACTTTCTTGCCACCACTAGAAATGTGAAGGCGGAAGAATTTTTCAACCTAACTCAGGGGCGCCTCactgttcagcagtatgctgctaGCTTCCTAAAACTATCTTGCTTTGCACCTCccatg GTTCAAGATTTCACAAAACTGGTAGAAAAAGCCATTGTTGTAGAGTCAAGTCTGCAGAGAGGTACAGAGGCATTAGAACGAAGGAAAAGGTCTGTGTCTCCCCACTCCCAAACAAATGTCAGACAAGGGTcgtggaggggagatagagatgttGTAGGTCAGGGACTGGAAAGAAATGATCGGGGACGAAGGG CCCGGGAATGTCGAGAACCGCCGAACAACGCACCTGCTCCAAATCAGAATCAGAGGAACGACTCGATACCTCGCCGTGGCGGTGCCCCGACACATGTTTATATAttgggtacacctgaggaggACAATGCTAAAGGCGCAG CTAGTTTATTAGATGTGAGAAATGGGTga